A portion of the uncultured Bacteroides sp. genome contains these proteins:
- a CDS encoding RagB/SusD family nutrient uptake outer membrane protein has product MKKISLIVSIVLALTSCSGDFLKEYSQDLSRAKSFTDLDELMVGSGFLGVGLVANADYYIQIYNTNYLPVHFMSDELNENLTPATDPDRSLSYRSLMFPYFTWQQSLYVNYQQQDIYEDTEKSYWNLSYTHIAACNMILAEAKQLPIKDEEEKLADKVNGEAHFLRALYYYVLVNLYAKPYVPATATSTPGVPVKITEYIEDKEYVRNSVQEVYDQIVNDLTQAEEYLATLHSPESIQRVSINAVYLLRSRVALYMQDWNTAKKYAMLSLKENDKLQQMNGMNEDVFPLSKKNVENVFSMGGTTLGNILLVRPGKSYGGSPYSPVWKISDHLYALYDDDDARKKTFFQTKYGEGNEPSYHKIDNSVESLGIYKGVSDQFLLRSAEAYLNAAEACAQLGEDQNAVKYLTTLRQHRTKSDKAISFTGEELMKFIRQERERELCLEGQRWYDMRRYAVDQNYREVVKVEHSFTTYAYISNKYIPQQTNYYELSTDDGGMVLDIPKSVKDFQQSIGSNARPFREVIKSKTY; this is encoded by the coding sequence ATGAAAAAGATATCATTAATAGTAAGTATAGTCTTAGCCTTGACGTCGTGTTCGGGCGACTTTCTTAAAGAATATTCGCAAGATTTAAGTCGTGCAAAATCTTTCACAGACCTTGATGAGCTGATGGTGGGTAGCGGCTTTCTTGGTGTAGGGCTTGTGGCCAATGCCGATTATTATATACAGATCTATAACACAAACTATTTGCCTGTACATTTCATGTCGGACGAATTAAACGAAAACCTGACTCCGGCTACAGACCCGGATCGAAGTTTGAGTTATAGGAGCTTAATGTTCCCTTATTTTACCTGGCAGCAGAGTTTGTATGTGAACTATCAACAACAAGACATCTATGAAGATACGGAAAAGTCGTATTGGAATCTGTCGTACACTCACATTGCGGCATGCAACATGATTTTGGCTGAAGCCAAACAATTGCCCATTAAAGACGAAGAAGAAAAACTGGCCGACAAGGTGAATGGAGAAGCTCATTTCTTACGGGCACTTTATTATTATGTGCTGGTAAACCTGTATGCCAAACCTTATGTGCCAGCCACTGCTACTTCGACTCCCGGAGTGCCGGTGAAAATCACTGAGTATATAGAAGACAAAGAATATGTACGCAATAGTGTGCAAGAAGTATACGACCAGATTGTAAACGACTTGACCCAAGCCGAGGAGTATTTGGCTACATTGCACTCGCCGGAATCCATTCAAAGGGTGAGTATCAATGCCGTTTATCTATTGCGCAGTCGTGTGGCACTATACATGCAGGATTGGAACACTGCAAAGAAATATGCAATGTTATCGCTTAAGGAAAATGACAAGCTCCAGCAAATGAATGGGATGAATGAGGATGTTTTCCCTCTTTCAAAGAAAAATGTGGAGAATGTATTTTCTATGGGTGGAACTACGCTGGGCAATATATTACTCGTGCGCCCAGGCAAAAGTTATGGTGGTAGCCCCTACTCACCAGTATGGAAGATTTCCGATCACCTTTATGCTCTTTATGATGATGACGATGCTCGTAAGAAAACTTTTTTCCAGACAAAATATGGAGAAGGTAACGAACCTTCGTATCATAAAATAGACAACAGTGTGGAAAGTCTGGGCATATACAAAGGTGTTTCCGACCAATTCCTACTCCGTTCTGCCGAAGCTTATCTCAATGCGGCGGAAGCATGCGCCCAACTGGGAGAAGATCAAAACGCCGTAAAATACCTTACCACGTTGCGGCAGCATCGCACGAAGAGTGATAAAGCAATCTCTTTTACAGGCGAAGAACTGATGAAATTTATCAGGCAGGAACGCGAAAGAGAATTATGTCTCGAAGGTCAACGCTGGTATGATATGCGCCGCTATGCAGTAGATCAAAATTATCGCGAAGTGGTCAAAGTGGAACACTCATTCACGACCTATGCTTATATCAGCAATAAATATATTCCTCAACAGACGAATTATTACGAACTCAGTACGGACGATGGTGGAATGGTGCTTGATATCCCCAAATCCGTAAAGGACTTCCAGCAGAGTATAGGAAGTAATGCTCGTCCATTCAGAGAAGTGATTAAATCGAAAACGTATTGA
- a CDS encoding TraB/GumN family protein has translation MMNKIILACLLLLPVGLYAQSVDNAIFFKISGNGLKTPSYILGSFHIMRGEIVNHISGFKEIYTKIPQVCFETDMNHTPSDTEMRQLVNSPQSNSKTKLTANDILLPADSTYDKVIGGVKAAEIDSVMKMVYPMYVSNMRPGYAAMIVQMMYSIQMLGITQENMQQEFVSIDYYVHAQAVRDGKSVEMLEPYAVQDSILRKMKAEKTPSKQQTLADEMNKLYDFCHIYSKKTDRINKLRQFYEAGKGEDVINGLSDEKNTLGLSSGLMDVKGRNTNWMKKISQVINTKPTLIVVGLAHLLNYKDSEGIISDLRNLGYKVEPIK, from the coding sequence ATGATGAACAAAATAATACTTGCATGTTTACTATTGTTGCCGGTAGGGCTATATGCCCAGTCGGTAGACAACGCCATCTTTTTCAAGATATCGGGTAATGGATTGAAAACCCCGTCGTATATTCTCGGTAGCTTTCATATCATGCGCGGAGAGATAGTAAATCATATTTCCGGATTTAAAGAAATCTATACTAAAATACCTCAAGTATGCTTTGAAACTGATATGAACCATACGCCTTCGGATACAGAGATGAGGCAGTTGGTGAATTCACCACAATCAAATAGTAAAACTAAACTCACGGCCAATGATATACTTCTGCCTGCAGACAGTACTTATGATAAAGTGATAGGAGGTGTGAAAGCCGCTGAAATAGATTCGGTGATGAAGATGGTTTACCCGATGTATGTTTCGAATATGCGTCCGGGATATGCCGCCATGATCGTACAAATGATGTACTCCATACAGATGCTCGGTATTACTCAGGAAAATATGCAGCAGGAATTCGTTTCGATAGACTATTATGTGCATGCACAAGCCGTGAGAGACGGAAAATCTGTCGAAATGCTCGAACCGTATGCGGTACAAGACTCTATCTTGAGAAAAATGAAAGCAGAGAAAACTCCGTCGAAACAACAGACGCTTGCCGATGAGATGAATAAGTTATATGATTTTTGCCACATATATAGTAAAAAAACGGATCGGATAAACAAACTAAGGCAATTTTATGAAGCGGGTAAAGGCGAAGACGTCATCAATGGATTATCCGACGAAAAGAATACACTGGGGCTCTCTTCCGGACTGATGGACGTGAAAGGGCGCAATACAAACTGGATGAAAAAGATCTCACAGGTAATAAATACAAAACCCACACTAATTGTTGTGGGACTTGCCCATCTGCTCAACTATAAAGATTCGGAGGGTATTATATCAGATCTGAGAAACTTGGGATATAAAGTGGAACCAATAAAATAA
- a CDS encoding FISUMP domain-containing protein: MKKLFYMFIAIIVTALFVSCGDDSDILAVKPVATGTMVDKEGNEYRWVRIGTQDWMAENLKCGTPYYELTEKTAWGSITHIVGISDFGMAQQYLVDFGNYYSYQQALENCPEGWRLPADDDWKKLEIALGMSSDDTEKEGWRSGAANLMIQTGEQGTGLNLRFGGELCKWGYGNDTDNSVKTYRQYDEGIYWTSTVDTGKSNECVFYRRIMPNINKVERHSATTFAHYFCVRYMRDAN; encoded by the coding sequence ATGAAGAAGTTATTTTATATGTTTATCGCAATTATCGTAACGGCCTTGTTCGTGTCTTGCGGGGATGATAGTGATATTCTTGCCGTGAAACCCGTTGCCACGGGTACAATGGTAGATAAAGAAGGAAACGAATATAGATGGGTTCGCATAGGCACACAAGACTGGATGGCTGAAAATCTGAAATGCGGCACACCTTACTATGAACTTACGGAAAAGACAGCATGGGGGAGCATAACTCATATTGTAGGAATATCCGATTTCGGAATGGCTCAACAATATCTGGTGGATTTTGGCAATTATTACTCTTATCAACAAGCGCTGGAAAATTGTCCCGAAGGGTGGAGGCTTCCTGCTGATGACGACTGGAAGAAACTTGAAATCGCATTAGGTATGTCCTCTGATGACACAGAAAAAGAAGGCTGGAGAAGCGGTGCAGCCAATCTTATGATACAAACGGGCGAACAAGGTACCGGACTCAACTTGCGTTTTGGTGGAGAATTGTGCAAATGGGGATATGGAAACGATACCGATAACTCGGTAAAAACCTATCGCCAATATGATGAGGGGATCTATTGGACCTCCACTGTAGATACCGGGAAAAGTAATGAATGCGTATTCTATCGCAGAATAATGCCCAACATTAACAAAGTAGAACGTCACAGCGCTACTACATTTGCTCACTATTTTTGCGTACGCTACATGCGTGACGCAAACTAA
- a CDS encoding TlpA disulfide reductase family protein, whose amino-acid sequence MKKRKLAAVSIGMLMMAPCMIHAQLLELSVPDTALQKKTVIACPVSESKSPKMFQPKFDAKGNYSYNDTLDNGYIQYLLALNTDVEYIYLKNGKTLKIKVVQKDGKNVVDFSGNGSDACRLLSTLREGYSFPKYFSMQGDTKETLTNYAEKLSMLDQYHADNEKAAKKIKDKELGSLVEKMNNCEYLRLRIGLMRAYDKANGIDIATDEKIQKILNSIDVNDPEYERYSLIATFVQSKISNKYEDDPAAYGLEFVNIANTYVKDLDIKKELEVMIVNYVTQRCTGDDIDRFWTPYQKVGSREIVEAYNYQIEAMKNTKAGVVAPNNEFTDMDGKLHNFSDYKGKLLYVDFWATWCGPCKAEIPHLEKLAEHYKDNPKIQFISISVDTNIEAWKKMITEDAPAWPQFVANKEQHEKISKDWGIAAIPRFIMINPDGTINSADALRPSDESLIPLLDKLIQ is encoded by the coding sequence ATGAAAAAAAGAAAATTAGCTGCTGTAAGCATAGGTATGCTTATGATGGCACCTTGCATGATACATGCACAACTATTAGAATTAAGTGTCCCCGATACGGCTTTGCAGAAGAAAACAGTAATAGCCTGCCCGGTATCCGAATCTAAAAGTCCGAAGATGTTTCAACCGAAATTTGATGCTAAAGGTAATTATAGTTATAATGATACGCTCGATAATGGCTATATACAATACCTTCTCGCACTCAATACAGATGTAGAATACATTTATCTGAAAAACGGAAAAACACTGAAAATAAAAGTGGTGCAAAAGGATGGGAAGAATGTCGTGGATTTCAGTGGCAATGGGAGTGACGCCTGTCGCCTGCTCAGTACGCTGCGTGAAGGGTACTCGTTTCCAAAATATTTTTCCATGCAAGGGGACACTAAAGAGACATTGACGAATTATGCAGAAAAGCTGTCCATGCTCGATCAATATCATGCGGATAATGAGAAGGCAGCAAAAAAAATAAAAGATAAGGAACTGGGTTCGTTAGTGGAGAAGATGAATAATTGTGAGTATCTGCGCCTCCGCATCGGATTGATGCGCGCATACGACAAAGCAAACGGGATAGATATTGCCACCGATGAGAAAATACAAAAGATATTGAATAGCATTGATGTCAATGATCCTGAATATGAACGTTATTCTCTGATAGCGACCTTCGTTCAAAGCAAAATATCAAATAAATACGAGGACGATCCAGCTGCTTACGGATTGGAATTTGTAAATATCGCAAATACCTATGTGAAAGATCTGGATATAAAGAAAGAACTTGAAGTAATGATTGTGAACTACGTGACGCAGCGTTGCACAGGCGATGATATCGACCGCTTCTGGACACCATACCAAAAAGTCGGTAGCCGCGAGATAGTCGAAGCATATAATTACCAAATCGAGGCGATGAAGAATACGAAAGCAGGTGTCGTAGCACCTAACAATGAATTTACCGACATGGACGGAAAGTTGCATAATTTTTCTGACTACAAAGGTAAATTGCTTTATGTTGACTTTTGGGCTACATGGTGCGGCCCATGTAAAGCAGAGATACCCCATTTAGAAAAACTTGCGGAACATTATAAAGACAATCCGAAAATACAGTTCATCAGTATCTCAGTAGATACGAATATAGAGGCATGGAAGAAGATGATAACCGAGGATGCGCCTGCATGGCCTCAGTTTGTAGCCAATAAAGAGCAACATGAAAAAATTAGCAAAGATTGGGGAATAGCGGCTATTCCACGCTTTATTATGATTAATCCTGATGGAACAATCAATTCTGCCGATGCCTTACGGCCTAGCGATGAGTCGCTGATTCCTTTGCTAGACAAATTGATCCAATAA